The DNA sequence AGAATTACAACCAACAAGTTATAACTTAAAAAAAACATCATGCTAAACTGGAACGCTATTATAAAATACGCCAATCACGGAAATCCAACTCCTCCAAAAAGAGTAGAAAAAACACCTGAGGAATGGAGTAAATTACTAACCGAAGAAGAATTCCGTATTACACGACTAAAAGGTACAGAAAGAGCCCACAGCTCTGACATGTGCAGTTTTTTTGAACCTGGAAAATACGCTTGCAAATGTTGCAACACGCCTCTTTTTGATTCAAGTGAAAAATTCGAAAGCGGAACGGGTTGGCCCTCTTTTACACAACCTGTTGCTATAGAAAATGTCGCTTATATCAAAGACGTAACATTTGGAATGGTACGCGTAGAAATTACCTGTAACATTTGCGACTCTCATTTAGGTCATGTTTTCCCCGATGGTCCGGCACCTAGTGGACTAAGATATTGCACGAATGCAGTTTCACTAGTAAAAACAGAAAACATTTAACACTACTCAGGAAAATCTTGAGTACGTATCAATTTAAAAAAAACAGCTATGAGTGATATAAAAAAAATAGTATTTGGTGGAGGATGTTTTTGGTGTACAGAAGCTATTTTCTCTGAGGTTGAAGGGGTCATTGCCGTTAAAAGCGGTTATAGCGGAGGAGCAACAATAAATCCTACCTACCGTGAAGTATGCGATGGCAGAACCGGACATGCAGAAGTTGTTGAAATTACTTACGATGCCCAAAA is a window from the Flavobacterium cupriresistens genome containing:
- the msrB gene encoding peptide-methionine (R)-S-oxide reductase MsrB, giving the protein MLNWNAIIKYANHGNPTPPKRVEKTPEEWSKLLTEEEFRITRLKGTERAHSSDMCSFFEPGKYACKCCNTPLFDSSEKFESGTGWPSFTQPVAIENVAYIKDVTFGMVRVEITCNICDSHLGHVFPDGPAPSGLRYCTNAVSLVKTENI